The following proteins are encoded in a genomic region of Arachis ipaensis cultivar K30076 chromosome B02, Araip1.1, whole genome shotgun sequence:
- the LOC107625770 gene encoding bifunctional monothiol glutaredoxin-S16, chloroplastic, translating into MASTNLSSIQLLSFIRLFSSIPQNAPTLFFNSHPKPSLNLRAISPKPYNSSKRSRPWLPVALAVKNLGDTDRVTVSPENGEIAGDLPSAAGVYAVYGKDGELQFIGLSRNIAASVSSHWKSVPELCGSVKFGVVDEPDRSTLTEAWKSWMEEHIKVSGKVPPGNESGNATWVRQQPKKKADLRLTPGRHMQLTVPLEELIDKLVKENKVVAFIKGSRSAPMCGFSQRVIGILENVGVDYESVDVLDENYNYGLRETLKQYSNWPTFPQIFVNGELVGGCDILTSMYEKGELATLFKK; encoded by the exons ATGGCTTCTACAAACCTCTCTTCTATCCAACTCCTCTCTTTCATTCGCTTATTTTCTTCTATTCCCCAAAATGCCCCTACTCTTTTCTTCAATTCCCACCCTAAGCCCTCTCTCAACCTCCGCGCTATTTCTCCCAAGCCCTACAACTCATCCAAGAGGTCTCGTCCATGGCTGCCGGTGGCCCTCGCCGTTAAGAACCTCGGTGACACGGACCGGGTCACGGTGTCTCCCGAGAACGGAGAAATTGCCGGAGATTTGCCATCTGCCGCCGGAGTTTACGCCGTTTACGGCAAGGACGGTGAGCTTCAGTTCATCGGTTTGTCACGGAACATTGCGGCGAGCGTTTCTAGTCATTGGAAATCGGTGCCGGAGCTATGTGGCTCCGTCAAG TTTGGGGTTGTGGATGAGCCTGATAGATCAACTTTAACTGAAGCATGGAAGTCTTGGATGGAAGAACACATAAAAGTCAGTGGAAAAGTTCCACCTGGTAACGAGTCAGGAAACGCCACTTGGGTCAGGCAGCAACCAAAGAAGAAGGCTGATCTTCGATTAACACCTGGTCGCCACATGCAATTAACTGTCCCACTTGAGGAGCTCATCGACAAGCTAGTAAAAGAGAACAAGGTAGTTGCTTTCATTAAAGGATCTAGAAGCGCACCAATGTGCGGATTCTCACAGAGGGTGATAGGCATTCTCGAGAATGTAGGAGTAGATTATGAGAGTGTAGATGTGCTGGATGAAAACTATAACTATGGACTGAGGGAGACACTGAAGCAGTACAGCAATTGGCCAACATTTCCTCAGATCTTTGTGAATGGTGAACTAGTTGGAGGGTGTGATATATTGACCTCTATGTATGAGAAAGGTGAACTTGCTACTTTGTTCAAAAAATAA